A genomic region of Camelus ferus isolate YT-003-E chromosome 11, BCGSAC_Cfer_1.0, whole genome shotgun sequence contains the following coding sequences:
- the LOC116667241 gene encoding ral guanine nucleotide dissociation stimulator-like isoform X1: MFSSCFPVSRGFSARKPWTARFFGGCRRLWNPPPRRLWPILRRSPKDSTHGTGQDLVHGDPRSTSLQEAQVPHDSSRAQDVLRGGAGPSGSRDEAYRAWSLQRHRLEKLVAKLVPAVLGGHPSYVNTFLGSYRTFATAQQVLDHLFRRYGCILPVIEEDGGPLHELKQTQRVESILPTIYWSLMVGTQLLLRGPSEPQGTGEHILMMLSGRGRRRPRQGPWRILQPAGAGAKV; encoded by the exons ATGTTCTCCTCTTGTTTCCCGGTCTCCCGGGGCTTCTCCGCCAGGAAGCCCTGGACTGCGAGGTTCTTCGGTGGCTGTAGGCGTCTGTGGAACCCTCCACCCAGGCGCCTGTGGCCTATTTTGAGGAGGTCACCTAAG GACTCAACACACGGGACGGGACAGGACCTGGTCCATGGAGATCCCCGCTCCACCTCCCTGCAGGAGGCACAGGTGCCCCACgacagcagcagagcccaggacgTGCTCAGG GGGGGAGCTGGACCATCAGGGAGCAGGGATGAGGCCTACAGGGCGTGGAGCCTCCAGCGACAcaggctggagaagctggtggCAAAGCTGGTGCCTGCCGTCCTGGGCGGCCACCCCTCCTATGTGAACACATTTCTGGGCAGTTATCGAACATTTGCCACCGCCCAGCAGGTGCTGGACCATCTGTTCCGAAG ATACGGATGCATCCTCCCTGTTATAGAAGAGGACGGGGGACCCCTGCACGAGCTGAAACA AACACAACGGGTGGAAAGCATCCTGCCCACCATCTACTGGAGCCTCATGGTGGGGACTCAGCTGCTGCTCAGGGGACCCAGTGAGCCTCAGGGGACAGGTGAGCACATCCTGATGATGCTGAGTGGCAGGGGCAGAAGGAGACCCAGGCAGGGTCCCTGGAGGATTCTGCAGCCAGCAGGTGCAGGGGCTAAAGTCTGA
- the LOC116667241 gene encoding ral guanine nucleotide dissociation stimulator-like isoform X3 gives MEQSRPLDGQEPKAKRPRSPQVNPGSPTYKKGEASDSGVPLTTPRAMASILSTWLFQYPDDFHHHPEFPCLKTIVTYIELSMAGSDLEQQAHLLLTQLEQLELPEADSDATAPAPEPAGETPLHGEPAPALLPATTPEPEHRDALSCVAAASAPLSAVDPGPSSGPPSTLPETPPLVSGRSCHDQDKDLEGNPKF, from the exons ATGGAGCAGAGCCGGCCTCTGGATGGGCAGGAGCCAAAGGCAAAAAGGCCCAGGTCTCCACAGGTCAACCCTGGTAGCCCAACATATAAGAAAGGCGAAGCCTCTGACTCTGGAGTCCCCCTGACTACCCCCAGGGCCATGGCCTCCATCCTGAGCACCTGGCTGTTCCAGTACCCAGATGATTTCCACCACCATCCAGAATTCCCATGCCTTAAGACCATTGTCACTTACATAGAGCTCAGCATGGCTGGCTCAGACCTGGAGCAGcaggcccacctcctcctgaCACAGCTGGAGCAACTGGAGCTCCCAGAGGCAGACAGTGATG CTACAGCACCAGCTCCAGAACCCGCTGGGGAAACCCCTCTGCATGGAGAGCCAgctccagctctcctgcctgcAACAACACCAGAGCCAGAACACAGGGACGCACT GTCCTGTGTGGCAGCGGCCTCTGCTCCCTTGTCTGCTGTGgacccagggcccagctcagggcctcCATCAACACTCCCTGAGACCCCACCCTTGGTAAGTGGCCGGTCATGTCATGATCAAGACAAGGACTTAGAAGGCAACCCCAAATTTTGA
- the LOC116667240 gene encoding ral guanine nucleotide dissociation stimulator-like isoform X2 produces the protein MAAPKDRAEKGERGLLRGIFSVSMGIQGSHFVSFSAPEGGLCRQWWMCVTTGDDLWVGEPDRALRLLPGLWALYLQDSTHGTGQDLVHGDPRSTSLQEAQVPHDSSRAQDALRGGAGPSGSRDEAYRAWSLQRHRLEKLVAKLVPAVLGGHPSYVNTFLGSYRTFATAQQVLDHLFRRYGCILPFTEEDGGPLHQLKQAMASILGTWLLQFPDDFHQPPEFPCLKTIVTYIELSMAGSDLEQQAHLLLTQLEQLELPEADSDAPAPEPAGETPLHGEPAPALLPATAPEPESDTEPEQRDVLSCEAAASSLLSAVDPGPSSGPPSTLPETPPLV, from the exons ATGGCCGCACCCAAGGACAGGGCTGAGAAGGGGGAAAGAGGACTCCTGAGGGGCATCTTCTCTGTGTCAATGGGAATACAAGGCTCCCACTTTGTCAGCTTTTCTGCCCCTGAAGGAGGTCTGTGCAGACAGTGGTGGATGTGTGTCACGACTGGAGATGACTTATGGGTCGGAGAACCAGACAGGGCTCTGAggctcctgcctggcctctggGCACTGTATTTACAGGACTCAACACACGGGACGGGACAGGACCTGGTCCATGGAGATCCCCGCTCCACCTCCCTGCAGGAGGCGCAGGTGCCCCACgacagcagcagagcccaggacgCGCTGAGG GGGGGAGCTGGACCATCAGGGAGCAGGGATGAGGCCTACAGGGCGTGGAGCCTCCAGCGACAcaggctggagaagctggtggCAAAGCTGGTGCCTGCCGTCCTGGGCGGCCACCCCTCCTATGTGAACACATTTCTGGGCAGTTATCGAACATTTGCCACCGCCCAGCAGGTGCTGGACCATCTGTTCCGAAG ATACGGATGCATCCTCCCTTTTACTGAGGAGGACGGGGGACCCCTGCACCAGCTGAAACA GGCCATGGCCTCCATCCTGGGCACCTGGCTGCTCCAATTCCCAGACGATTTCCACCAGCCTCCAGAATTCCCATGCCTTAAGACCATTGTCACTTACATAGAGCTCAGCATGGCTGGCTCAGACCTGGAGCAGcaggcccacctcctcctgaCACAGCTGGAGCAACTGGAGCTCCCAGAGGCAGACAGTGATG CACCAGCTCCAGAACCCGCTGGGGAAACCCCTCTGCATGGAGAGCCAgctccagctctcctgcctgcGACAGCGCCAGAGCCAGAGTCAGACACAGAGCCAGAGCAGAGGGACGTGCT GTCCTGTGAGGCAGCGGCCTCCTCTCTCTTGTCTGCTGTGgacccagggcccagctcagggcctcCATCAACACTCCCTGAGACCCCACCCTTG GTCTAA
- the LOC116667241 gene encoding ral guanine nucleotide dissociation stimulator-like isoform X4 has translation MEQSRPLDGQEPKAKRPRSPQVNPGSPTYKKGEASDSGVPLTTPRAMASILSTWLFQYPDDFHHHPEFPCLKTIVTYIELSMAGSDLEQQAHLLLTQLEQLELPEADSDATAPAPEPAGETPLHGEPAPALLPATTPEPEHRDALSCVAAASAPLSAVDPGPSSGPPSTLPETPPLV, from the exons ATGGAGCAGAGCCGGCCTCTGGATGGGCAGGAGCCAAAGGCAAAAAGGCCCAGGTCTCCACAGGTCAACCCTGGTAGCCCAACATATAAGAAAGGCGAAGCCTCTGACTCTGGAGTCCCCCTGACTACCCCCAGGGCCATGGCCTCCATCCTGAGCACCTGGCTGTTCCAGTACCCAGATGATTTCCACCACCATCCAGAATTCCCATGCCTTAAGACCATTGTCACTTACATAGAGCTCAGCATGGCTGGCTCAGACCTGGAGCAGcaggcccacctcctcctgaCACAGCTGGAGCAACTGGAGCTCCCAGAGGCAGACAGTGATG CTACAGCACCAGCTCCAGAACCCGCTGGGGAAACCCCTCTGCATGGAGAGCCAgctccagctctcctgcctgcAACAACACCAGAGCCAGAACACAGGGACGCACT GTCCTGTGTGGCAGCGGCCTCTGCTCCCTTGTCTGCTGTGgacccagggcccagctcagggcctcCATCAACACTCCCTGAGACCCCACCCTTG GTCTAA
- the LOC116667240 gene encoding ral guanine nucleotide dissociation stimulator-like isoform X3, with translation MFSSCFPVSRGFSARKPWTARFFGGCRRLWNPPPRRLWPILRRSPKDSTHGTGQDLVHGDPRSTSLQEAQVPHDSSRAQDALRGGAGPSGSRDEAYRAWSLQRHRLEKLVAKLVPAVLGGHPSYVNTFLGSYRTFATAQQVLDHLFRRYGCILPFTEEDGGPLHQLKQAMASILGTWLLQFPDDFHQPPEFPCLKTIVTYIELSMAGSDLEQQAHLLLTQLEQLELPEADSDAPAPEPAGETPLHGEPAPALLPATAPEPESDTEPEQRDVLSCEAAASSLLSAVDPGPSSGPPSTLPETPPLVSGRSCHDQDKDLEGNPKF, from the exons ATGTTCTCCTCTTGTTTCCCGGTCTCCCGGGGCTTCTCCGCCAGGAAGCCCTGGACTGCGAGGTTCTTCGGTGGCTGTAGGCGTCTGTGGAACCCTCCACCCAGGCGCCTGTGGCCTATTTTGAGGAGGTCACCTAAG GACTCAACACACGGGACGGGACAGGACCTGGTCCATGGAGATCCCCGCTCCACCTCCCTGCAGGAGGCGCAGGTGCCCCACgacagcagcagagcccaggacgCGCTGAGG GGGGGAGCTGGACCATCAGGGAGCAGGGATGAGGCCTACAGGGCGTGGAGCCTCCAGCGACAcaggctggagaagctggtggCAAAGCTGGTGCCTGCCGTCCTGGGCGGCCACCCCTCCTATGTGAACACATTTCTGGGCAGTTATCGAACATTTGCCACCGCCCAGCAGGTGCTGGACCATCTGTTCCGAAG ATACGGATGCATCCTCCCTTTTACTGAGGAGGACGGGGGACCCCTGCACCAGCTGAAACA GGCCATGGCCTCCATCCTGGGCACCTGGCTGCTCCAATTCCCAGACGATTTCCACCAGCCTCCAGAATTCCCATGCCTTAAGACCATTGTCACTTACATAGAGCTCAGCATGGCTGGCTCAGACCTGGAGCAGcaggcccacctcctcctgaCACAGCTGGAGCAACTGGAGCTCCCAGAGGCAGACAGTGATG CACCAGCTCCAGAACCCGCTGGGGAAACCCCTCTGCATGGAGAGCCAgctccagctctcctgcctgcGACAGCGCCAGAGCCAGAGTCAGACACAGAGCCAGAGCAGAGGGACGTGCT GTCCTGTGAGGCAGCGGCCTCCTCTCTCTTGTCTGCTGTGgacccagggcccagctcagggcctcCATCAACACTCCCTGAGACCCCACCCTTGGTAAGTGGCCGGTCATGTCATGATCAAGACAAGGACTTAGAAGGCAACCCCAAATTTTGA
- the LOC116667240 gene encoding ral guanine nucleotide dissociation stimulator-like isoform X1, producing MAAPKDRAEKGERGLLRGIFSVSMGIQGSHFVSFSAPEGGLCRQWWMCVTTGDDLWVGEPDRALRLLPGLWALYLQDSTHGTGQDLVHGDPRSTSLQEAQVPHDSSRAQDALRGGAGPSGSRDEAYRAWSLQRHRLEKLVAKLVPAVLGGHPSYVNTFLGSYRTFATAQQVLDHLFRRYGCILPFTEEDGGPLHQLKQAMASILGTWLLQFPDDFHQPPEFPCLKTIVTYIELSMAGSDLEQQAHLLLTQLEQLELPEADSDAPAPEPAGETPLHGEPAPALLPATAPEPESDTEPEQRDVLSCEAAASSLLSAVDPGPSSGPPSTLPETPPLVSGRSCHDQDKDLEGNPKF from the exons ATGGCCGCACCCAAGGACAGGGCTGAGAAGGGGGAAAGAGGACTCCTGAGGGGCATCTTCTCTGTGTCAATGGGAATACAAGGCTCCCACTTTGTCAGCTTTTCTGCCCCTGAAGGAGGTCTGTGCAGACAGTGGTGGATGTGTGTCACGACTGGAGATGACTTATGGGTCGGAGAACCAGACAGGGCTCTGAggctcctgcctggcctctggGCACTGTATTTACAGGACTCAACACACGGGACGGGACAGGACCTGGTCCATGGAGATCCCCGCTCCACCTCCCTGCAGGAGGCGCAGGTGCCCCACgacagcagcagagcccaggacgCGCTGAGG GGGGGAGCTGGACCATCAGGGAGCAGGGATGAGGCCTACAGGGCGTGGAGCCTCCAGCGACAcaggctggagaagctggtggCAAAGCTGGTGCCTGCCGTCCTGGGCGGCCACCCCTCCTATGTGAACACATTTCTGGGCAGTTATCGAACATTTGCCACCGCCCAGCAGGTGCTGGACCATCTGTTCCGAAG ATACGGATGCATCCTCCCTTTTACTGAGGAGGACGGGGGACCCCTGCACCAGCTGAAACA GGCCATGGCCTCCATCCTGGGCACCTGGCTGCTCCAATTCCCAGACGATTTCCACCAGCCTCCAGAATTCCCATGCCTTAAGACCATTGTCACTTACATAGAGCTCAGCATGGCTGGCTCAGACCTGGAGCAGcaggcccacctcctcctgaCACAGCTGGAGCAACTGGAGCTCCCAGAGGCAGACAGTGATG CACCAGCTCCAGAACCCGCTGGGGAAACCCCTCTGCATGGAGAGCCAgctccagctctcctgcctgcGACAGCGCCAGAGCCAGAGTCAGACACAGAGCCAGAGCAGAGGGACGTGCT GTCCTGTGAGGCAGCGGCCTCCTCTCTCTTGTCTGCTGTGgacccagggcccagctcagggcctcCATCAACACTCCCTGAGACCCCACCCTTGGTAAGTGGCCGGTCATGTCATGATCAAGACAAGGACTTAGAAGGCAACCCCAAATTTTGA
- the LOC116667241 gene encoding ral guanine nucleotide dissociation stimulator-like isoform X2 → MFSSCFPVSRGFSARKPWTARFFGGCRRLWNPPPRRLWPILRRSPKDSTHGTGQDLVHGDPRSTSLQEAQVPHDSSRAQDVLRGGAGPSGSRDEAYRAWSLQRHRLEKLVAKLVPAVLGGHPSYVNTFLGSYRTFATAQQVLDHLFRRYGCILPVIEEDGGPLHELKQTQRVESILPTIYWSLMVGTQLLLRGPSEPQGTGPWPPS, encoded by the exons ATGTTCTCCTCTTGTTTCCCGGTCTCCCGGGGCTTCTCCGCCAGGAAGCCCTGGACTGCGAGGTTCTTCGGTGGCTGTAGGCGTCTGTGGAACCCTCCACCCAGGCGCCTGTGGCCTATTTTGAGGAGGTCACCTAAG GACTCAACACACGGGACGGGACAGGACCTGGTCCATGGAGATCCCCGCTCCACCTCCCTGCAGGAGGCACAGGTGCCCCACgacagcagcagagcccaggacgTGCTCAGG GGGGGAGCTGGACCATCAGGGAGCAGGGATGAGGCCTACAGGGCGTGGAGCCTCCAGCGACAcaggctggagaagctggtggCAAAGCTGGTGCCTGCCGTCCTGGGCGGCCACCCCTCCTATGTGAACACATTTCTGGGCAGTTATCGAACATTTGCCACCGCCCAGCAGGTGCTGGACCATCTGTTCCGAAG ATACGGATGCATCCTCCCTGTTATAGAAGAGGACGGGGGACCCCTGCACGAGCTGAAACA AACACAACGGGTGGAAAGCATCCTGCCCACCATCTACTGGAGCCTCATGGTGGGGACTCAGCTGCTGCTCAGGGGACCCAGTGAGCCTCAGGGGACAG GGCCATGGCCTCCATCCTGA